The following coding sequences are from one Candidatus Nanopelagicus hibericus window:
- a CDS encoding heavy metal translocating P-type ATPase, which produces MKVDLKNATNRQVDLSLAGMTCASCVSTIERSLNKLPGVRAAVNLAMESAHIIAPNNISDAQLISAVTAAGYSAKAFKGERESFERSNRLGIRVLLTLLFTTPVILISMFHDWHAQIDKNLLQYLDSFNSLLQSNKATFEIAYPQAPITTWLLIALSLPVVFIFAWPIHRAAMKNLLNPTMDTLVSLGSLISFAWSAYSAFDYQPNSEMPNIYVEVSAAVIFFVMLGRYLEHRAKHKAGSSLAELFKLSVSEVEIKVENENRIIPIDQLQVGDIFVVKPGDRIATDGQVISGFTTVNNAFLTGEVTPMEVSIGSLVFAGSINNNGNIIVKATRVGSETELARITRMVLAAQSEKAPAQQLADRVSKVFVPVVLLLSIATFFAWYLNEANLSKSITTAVAVLVIACPCALGLATPIALLVAGGKAARSGVVIRSPRSIEKSVGITDAVFDKTGTITSGQMLLQQMTLINNPLTTANTAIATLDLMSYALSIESMDSHPVAVAISKALSKQGIKVLKVSEFEHTPGSGVAGRVQSTISATSKAVLIGTPISIARATTAFSPEIQKAIDSGVARSNSIAVLAVDGLAYGVFEVGDEIKSESKSAILHLQKLGINTWLATGDNQEAAITIGTEVGVPADHIFANASPADKLALVENLQAKGKVLMIGDGINDAAALAKADLSIAMGSGTDTAIAVADITLIRSSLNAVIDSLAISKKSVKIIKSNLGWAFFYNVVGIPIAASGNLSPMYAAAAMSCSSLFVVLNSLRIK; this is translated from the coding sequence ATGAAGGTTGATCTTAAAAATGCAACTAATAGGCAGGTTGACCTATCTTTGGCCGGAATGACCTGCGCCTCATGTGTTAGCACAATTGAGAGATCGCTTAATAAATTACCTGGCGTAAGAGCTGCTGTAAATCTCGCCATGGAGTCAGCCCACATTATTGCCCCAAACAATATTTCAGATGCACAATTAATTTCAGCTGTTACCGCCGCTGGCTATAGCGCAAAGGCATTTAAGGGTGAGCGAGAGTCCTTTGAAAGATCTAATCGTCTGGGAATAAGAGTTTTACTAACACTGCTTTTTACCACCCCAGTGATTTTGATTTCGATGTTCCATGATTGGCACGCACAGATTGATAAAAACTTACTGCAATACCTTGATAGCTTTAATTCATTATTACAGAGCAATAAAGCAACTTTTGAAATTGCCTACCCCCAGGCGCCAATAACAACCTGGCTACTGATTGCACTTTCACTGCCGGTAGTTTTTATCTTTGCTTGGCCGATTCACAGAGCCGCAATGAAGAACCTACTTAATCCAACAATGGATACTCTGGTTTCGTTAGGTTCATTAATTTCATTTGCGTGGAGTGCTTACTCTGCCTTTGATTACCAGCCAAATTCAGAAATGCCAAATATTTATGTTGAAGTCTCCGCTGCCGTTATTTTCTTTGTAATGCTAGGTCGATACCTCGAACACAGAGCAAAACATAAAGCTGGCTCATCACTTGCGGAGTTGTTTAAACTTTCAGTTTCTGAAGTAGAGATCAAAGTTGAAAACGAGAACAGAATTATCCCGATCGATCAATTACAAGTAGGTGATATTTTCGTAGTTAAGCCGGGTGATCGCATTGCAACTGATGGGCAAGTAATCTCAGGATTTACCACGGTTAATAATGCTTTTCTTACCGGTGAAGTAACACCAATGGAGGTTTCCATTGGAAGTTTGGTATTTGCTGGATCAATAAATAACAATGGCAATATCATTGTGAAAGCTACTCGGGTTGGATCTGAAACAGAGTTAGCGCGAATTACAAGAATGGTGCTTGCGGCTCAATCTGAAAAAGCACCTGCCCAACAATTAGCGGATCGGGTTAGTAAAGTATTTGTTCCAGTTGTTCTTTTGCTATCGATCGCAACTTTCTTCGCGTGGTATTTAAATGAAGCGAATTTATCTAAATCAATCACTACCGCTGTGGCTGTCTTGGTGATTGCTTGCCCATGCGCCCTTGGCCTTGCCACTCCGATTGCGCTGTTAGTCGCAGGGGGTAAGGCGGCTCGCTCTGGGGTAGTAATTAGATCACCAAGATCAATTGAAAAGTCAGTCGGAATTACAGATGCAGTTTTTGATAAAACTGGCACAATTACTTCTGGGCAAATGCTCTTGCAACAAATGACATTGATCAATAATCCACTCACAACTGCAAATACAGCAATTGCTACATTAGATTTGATGAGTTATGCGTTAAGTATTGAAAGCATGGACTCTCATCCAGTTGCGGTAGCAATTTCAAAAGCACTCTCAAAACAAGGAATTAAAGTTTTAAAAGTATCTGAATTTGAACATACCCCTGGTAGTGGAGTGGCCGGGCGTGTGCAGTCAACAATCTCGGCCACCTCAAAGGCGGTTTTAATTGGCACGCCCATTTCAATTGCTCGTGCCACAACTGCGTTTTCGCCTGAAATTCAAAAAGCAATAGATTCAGGAGTTGCTCGATCAAATTCAATTGCCGTTCTTGCAGTAGATGGTTTGGCTTACGGTGTATTTGAGGTTGGTGATGAAATAAAAAGTGAGAGTAAATCTGCAATTTTACATTTACAAAAGCTTGGAATAAATACTTGGTTAGCGACTGGAGACAATCAAGAGGCTGCCATTACAATTGGTACAGAGGTTGGTGTTCCTGCTGATCATATTTTTGCCAACGCATCCCCAGCCGACAAATTAGCACTTGTTGAAAACCTACAGGCCAAAGGCAAGGTGCTAATGATTGGTGATGGCATAAATGATGCAGCAGCTTTGGCAAAAGCAGATCTGAGTATTGCTATGGGCTCTGGGACAGATACCGCAATAGCTGTGGCTGACATAACTTTGATTAGGTCATCCTTAAATGCGGTGATTGATAGCCTTGCAATATCAAAAAAGAGTGTGAAAATTATTAAATCAAATCTTGGTTGGGCCTTTTTCTACAATGTTGTGGGTATTCCAATTGCAGCGAGTGGAAATTTGTCACCTATGTATGCGGCGGCGGCGATGTCTTGTTCTTCACTATTTGTGGTTTTAAATAGTTTACGTATTAAATAA
- a CDS encoding UPF0182 family protein: protein MSNSGFGGGGFNRSNNPFGGSGFGGNFPNPFANRGGGRRRISPLTITVIVLFVLSTVLISSSGFYADFLWYRSVDYVNVWQTTLFTKIYLFLAFGLITAAIISTNIYFAFRRRPIYVPVSVEADNLERYRAQLEPIRRLAGIGIFLVIFYFAGSSGSRFWEQWLLFRNSTEFGKVDPQFGLDISFFAFKLPMYQGLIGWAISTIVLAIIASAAVHYIYGGIRPQVKEERTTVAARVQLSILLGLLVLLKAVAYYFDRFALTLKEGRLITGLTYSDVNALLPAKSILSAIAVICSLLFFANIVRRSWLLPTAGVALMVIASVLIAGVYPAAIQQFQVKPSESSKEAPFIQRNIEATRDAFGLTNVEVNDYQATVTTSAGQLANDAATIANIRLMDPNVLSATFRQLQQIKPYYTFSDSLDIDRYVIDGKERDVVVSIRELNIAGNPSRNWINDHLVYTHGFGMVGAYGNTVDADGKPSFVIENIPPTKGLGEFEPRVYFGENVPNYSIIGGPATDNPVELDYPDDNSPNGQKNYTYTGKGGVPMGSLFSRLLFAINYQEQRILLSNLINSESKILFNRNPRERVAKVAPWLTLDADPYPAIIDGKILWIIDGFTTSAGYPNSRIVNLANTGDALTSTNNAFSLNNQNINYIRNSVKATVDAYDGTVSLYKWDENDPVLAAWSKAFPGTLKPKSEISAGLLSHIRYPEDLFKVQRDILSAYHVKTADAFYGGQDFWRVPLDPSSFGANSGVQPPYYLTMQIPGQSKPTFSLYTPFVPRGGRENLTAVAVVNSDAGDDYGKITVLQLPRSTNVAGPSQVASNFEAKPEVATSLSLLRQGGADVVLGNLLTLPVGKGLLYVQPVYVRATGNTAAYPLLQKVLVSFGDQIGFSETLQGALDQVFGGDSGTTESTNDQNAPINSGPGTSQAIRSAIASLQSAYADLEAAQKRLDGAAEDKARARVKAAIAALISAQNR from the coding sequence ATGAGTAATTCGGGTTTTGGCGGCGGCGGATTTAACCGAAGCAATAATCCATTTGGTGGCAGCGGCTTTGGTGGCAACTTTCCAAATCCGTTTGCCAATCGAGGTGGTGGTCGCAGGCGAATCAGTCCGCTAACAATCACTGTAATCGTTTTATTTGTTCTTAGTACGGTTTTGATTTCCTCCAGTGGGTTTTATGCTGACTTTCTTTGGTATCGCTCAGTTGATTATGTAAATGTCTGGCAAACTACTCTATTTACTAAAATCTATTTGTTTTTAGCCTTTGGTTTAATTACAGCAGCAATTATCTCGACTAATATTTATTTTGCATTTCGCAGAAGACCAATTTATGTGCCGGTTTCAGTTGAGGCAGATAACTTAGAGAGATACCGGGCTCAACTTGAGCCAATTCGCCGCCTAGCTGGCATCGGAATATTTCTAGTAATTTTTTATTTCGCTGGCTCTTCGGGCTCTAGATTTTGGGAGCAATGGTTACTTTTTAGAAACTCAACTGAATTTGGAAAAGTAGATCCACAATTTGGTTTGGATATTTCATTTTTCGCCTTTAAATTGCCAATGTATCAAGGCCTGATTGGTTGGGCCATATCAACGATCGTGCTGGCGATTATTGCATCCGCTGCCGTGCATTACATCTACGGCGGAATTAGGCCACAAGTAAAGGAGGAGCGCACAACTGTTGCTGCCAGAGTTCAGCTTTCAATACTACTTGGCTTATTAGTTCTCCTTAAGGCGGTTGCCTATTACTTTGACCGATTTGCCTTAACGCTTAAAGAAGGAAGATTGATAACTGGTCTCACCTATTCAGATGTCAATGCGCTATTGCCGGCCAAATCAATTTTGTCGGCGATTGCGGTGATCTGTTCATTGTTATTTTTTGCAAACATTGTAAGAAGATCTTGGCTGTTACCAACTGCTGGAGTTGCTTTGATGGTAATTGCTTCAGTTTTAATTGCTGGAGTTTATCCAGCAGCAATTCAGCAATTTCAAGTCAAGCCATCAGAGTCAAGCAAGGAAGCACCTTTCATTCAACGCAATATTGAAGCCACCAGAGATGCTTTTGGCTTGACCAATGTGGAGGTTAACGATTATCAAGCAACTGTGACCACCTCAGCAGGCCAGCTGGCAAATGATGCGGCAACAATAGCCAATATAAGATTGATGGATCCAAATGTTCTTTCAGCAACATTTAGACAATTGCAACAAATTAAGCCTTACTACACATTTTCAGATTCACTTGATATTGATCGATATGTAATTGATGGTAAAGAGCGTGATGTTGTAGTTTCTATTCGAGAGCTAAATATTGCAGGAAATCCATCTCGAAATTGGATCAATGATCACTTGGTTTACACCCACGGGTTTGGAATGGTCGGTGCTTACGGAAACACTGTTGATGCAGATGGAAAACCATCATTTGTTATCGAGAATATTCCACCAACTAAAGGATTAGGTGAGTTCGAGCCTCGTGTTTACTTTGGTGAGAACGTTCCAAATTATTCCATTATTGGTGGGCCAGCTACCGATAATCCAGTTGAGCTTGATTATCCAGATGATAATTCGCCAAATGGGCAAAAGAATTACACCTACACCGGCAAAGGTGGAGTGCCGATGGGTTCATTATTCTCTCGGCTTTTGTTTGCAATTAATTACCAGGAACAAAGAATCCTGTTATCAAATTTAATTAATTCAGAGTCAAAGATACTTTTTAATAGAAATCCAAGGGAACGCGTTGCAAAAGTGGCACCTTGGCTGACTTTGGATGCAGATCCATACCCAGCGATTATCGATGGCAAGATTCTTTGGATAATTGATGGGTTTACTACTAGCGCTGGTTATCCAAACTCTCGAATTGTGAACTTGGCAAATACCGGTGATGCCCTGACCTCCACAAATAACGCATTTTCATTGAATAATCAAAACATTAATTACATTCGAAACTCAGTGAAAGCTACGGTGGATGCTTATGATGGAACGGTTTCACTATACAAATGGGATGAAAACGATCCAGTATTAGCGGCATGGAGCAAAGCTTTTCCAGGTACTTTAAAACCTAAGAGTGAGATATCAGCTGGTTTGCTCTCACATATTCGATATCCAGAGGACTTATTTAAGGTGCAGCGCGACATTCTGAGCGCTTATCACGTTAAGACCGCTGATGCATTTTATGGTGGACAGGACTTCTGGAGAGTTCCACTTGATCCATCAAGTTTTGGTGCTAACTCAGGAGTTCAACCACCTTACTACTTAACAATGCAAATTCCTGGTCAGAGTAAACCAACATTTTCTCTATACACTCCATTTGTTCCGCGGGGTGGACGTGAAAACTTAACTGCAGTTGCCGTTGTTAACTCAGATGCTGGTGATGATTACGGAAAAATTACTGTCTTACAACTACCAAGATCAACAAACGTTGCAGGCCCATCACAGGTAGCATCCAATTTTGAGGCCAAGCCAGAGGTTGCTACTTCTTTGTCACTTCTTCGCCAAGGTGGCGCTGATGTAGTGCTTGGAAACCTTTTAACACTTCCAGTTGGAAAAGGCTTGTTATATGTGCAACCGGTGTATGTAAGGGCGACTGGTAATACCGCCGCTTATCCATTGCTACAAAAAGTTTTAGTTTCATTTGGTGATCAAATTGGGTTTAGTGAGACCTTGCAAGGTGCTTTAGATCAAGTATTTGGTGGCGACTCTGGCACAACAGAATCGACCAATGATCAAAACGCACCGATAAACAGCGGGCCTGGCACAAGTCAGGCAATTAGATCAGCAATTGCATCATTGCAATCTGCTTATGCTGATCTTGAAGCAGCACAAAAACGATTAGATGGCGCAGCTGAAGACAAAGCAAGAGCACGTGTTAAAGCAGCAATTGCAGCATTAATTTCTGCACAAAATAGATAA
- a CDS encoding PDZ domain-containing protein → MRSIMPVKGRLLTPTKVLVTLLMLAAFFLPAPFVILSPGDPQNILGSAITITGTKVYPTSGKLSVTSVMVTDPDSYITGFDILYGWVDKDRAVIPRSEVYPEGETAEQAVEEGAAEMSGSQINATAAALSYLGYKSASKIVVLDINKSSNAYKAIEVSDQLLSIDDRTVKSSSELIAYLGDKKPGDLVTIKVIRAGLGVLTKSIKLSAREDNSAFIGINIEEQFDFPFDVKIKLEETGGPSGGLIFALGVVEKLTPENLVRSRNIAGTGTITTDGRVGPIGGIAEKIIGAQADGVEIFLTPTENCMDIKNLKALAKQKSGNSGKVMKIVPVATLAEAISLLELPDNAKFPSCQSFT, encoded by the coding sequence ATGAGATCAATCATGCCTGTAAAAGGTCGCCTGCTTACACCAACCAAAGTATTGGTCACCCTGCTGATGCTGGCAGCATTTTTTTTACCTGCACCATTTGTAATTCTCTCACCGGGGGATCCACAAAATATTCTTGGTTCGGCGATAACCATTACTGGTACTAAGGTCTATCCCACCAGTGGAAAATTATCAGTCACATCAGTAATGGTCACCGATCCAGATTCCTATATAACTGGCTTTGATATTTTGTATGGCTGGGTAGATAAAGATCGCGCAGTCATTCCCCGTTCTGAAGTTTATCCCGAGGGAGAAACAGCAGAGCAGGCGGTAGAAGAGGGCGCAGCTGAAATGAGTGGCTCGCAAATAAATGCCACCGCTGCGGCTCTTTCTTATCTTGGGTATAAGAGTGCGTCAAAAATTGTTGTTCTCGACATAAATAAGAGTTCAAATGCATATAAAGCTATTGAAGTATCGGATCAGCTCCTGAGCATTGATGACCGGACAGTCAAAAGCTCTTCGGAATTAATTGCGTATCTAGGTGATAAAAAGCCAGGTGATTTGGTAACGATTAAAGTAATTAGGGCTGGATTAGGTGTGTTAACTAAGTCGATTAAATTATCAGCCCGAGAGGATAATTCAGCATTTATCGGGATAAATATTGAAGAGCAATTTGATTTTCCATTTGATGTCAAGATAAAACTTGAAGAAACTGGCGGGCCTAGCGGTGGATTAATTTTTGCACTTGGTGTGGTGGAAAAGTTAACTCCAGAAAATTTGGTTCGCTCCCGTAATATCGCTGGCACCGGCACAATTACTACAGATGGCAGAGTTGGACCGATTGGTGGGATTGCAGAGAAGATAATCGGTGCACAGGCAGATGGTGTAGAAATATTCCTGACCCCAACTGAAAATTGTATGGATATCAAAAATCTAAAAGCCTTAGCCAAGCAAAAATCAGGTAACTCAGGAAAGGTAATGAAGATTGTGCCGGTCGCCACACTCGCCGAGGCGATTTCACTCTTAGAACTGCCTGATAACGCCAAGTTTCCCAGTTGTCAGAGCTTTACCTAA
- a CDS encoding zinc-dependent metalloprotease encodes MSFGFLPNEGQPDFDALLKKFSEMGIDSGVLAGAKSFIEGMGGNKSGEQNLITVANLREISRKIITAKGDLPVGSVDLQQLSQSLTIANTWLDTEILFPAATVSNQSAWAKRDWLDESVNGWQQLFEPLAVGMADALGNVIASSNNTLPIEFMGSGEQNPQQQEAMKLMLARILRGFMGTLIATQLGQGIGTLANTITGANDVAIPLLKADSGSHLIPQNITEWADGLGIDLEQIRIYLSLREAAAARLFANTPWLENYIKDLIIAYGEGITIDVDSITRQAEEAMAGGEIDINNPQSINIALNAGLFTPQQTPAQELALTRLEMTLALIEGWIDHVISAVASEKIPAFNALIENSRRRRATNSPMQQIFANLLGVEVSPRKMREASAFWSEVKKLRGADGRDKCWEDPAFLPMPNDLSDVKNFLDSVTVPDDLSGLI; translated from the coding sequence ATGAGTTTTGGCTTTCTTCCAAATGAAGGGCAACCTGATTTTGACGCGCTGCTTAAAAAATTCTCAGAAATGGGAATCGACTCTGGTGTATTAGCTGGTGCGAAATCCTTTATCGAGGGCATGGGTGGCAATAAATCTGGTGAACAAAACTTAATAACCGTTGCTAACCTGCGAGAGATATCTAGAAAAATTATTACCGCTAAAGGTGATCTTCCGGTGGGCAGTGTTGACCTGCAGCAACTCTCCCAATCCTTAACTATCGCCAACACTTGGCTGGATACCGAAATCTTGTTCCCAGCAGCGACTGTTTCCAATCAAAGTGCATGGGCAAAGCGAGATTGGTTAGATGAATCTGTTAATGGTTGGCAGCAGCTATTTGAGCCACTAGCAGTTGGCATGGCCGATGCCTTAGGAAATGTGATTGCTAGCTCCAACAACACACTGCCGATTGAGTTCATGGGATCAGGGGAGCAAAACCCGCAGCAGCAGGAGGCTATGAAATTAATGCTGGCTCGAATTTTGCGAGGATTTATGGGCACCTTAATTGCCACTCAACTTGGACAAGGCATTGGCACACTTGCCAACACCATCACTGGTGCTAATGATGTGGCGATTCCACTGCTAAAAGCAGACTCTGGATCCCACTTGATTCCCCAAAACATCACTGAGTGGGCAGATGGTTTAGGAATAGATCTAGAGCAAATTCGAATTTACTTATCCTTGCGCGAGGCTGCTGCGGCCAGGTTGTTTGCCAATACCCCATGGCTTGAAAACTATATTAAGGATTTAATCATTGCTTACGGTGAAGGAATCACTATTGATGTTGACTCCATTACCAGACAAGCGGAGGAGGCGATGGCTGGCGGTGAAATAGATATTAATAATCCCCAATCAATTAACATCGCATTAAATGCCGGTTTATTTACACCACAACAAACACCTGCGCAAGAGCTTGCCTTAACTAGATTGGAAATGACACTTGCATTAATTGAAGGCTGGATTGATCATGTTATATCCGCTGTTGCTAGTGAAAAAATTCCAGCCTTTAACGCTTTGATTGAAAACTCTCGTCGTCGTCGAGCTACAAACTCACCAATGCAACAAATATTTGCAAACCTGTTGGGAGTTGAGGTCTCGCCAAGAAAAATGCGTGAGGCATCTGCTTTCTGGAGTGAGGTTAAAAAGCTACGGGGAGCAGATGGTCGCGATAAGTGCTGGGAGGATCCAGCATTTTTACCTATGCCAAATGATCTATCTGATGTAAAAAACTTCTTGGATAGTGTCACCGTGCCAGATGACCTATCTGGCTTGATCTAA
- a CDS encoding M48 family metallopeptidase — MVDNFEQEILFSEIFPQVAQIAKRRKSDDAKLPQNLPAYRVIRKERRRRGISAFRQGGVIEIHIPARMSRRQEIEIIPEMIAMVLRREARERKTDLQLMQIGVEQLATYLPEFDIYPASINWRSMNERWGSCTTVDRTIRISDRLIGAPSYVLNYIIFHELIHLKVIAHDQEFNNYLSRFTDKDKAEAFLEGFELGCQSGAPALLPAANN, encoded by the coding sequence ATGGTGGATAACTTTGAGCAAGAAATCCTCTTTTCGGAGATTTTTCCGCAGGTTGCTCAAATCGCTAAGCGTAGAAAAAGTGATGATGCTAAATTGCCACAGAATTTGCCCGCATATCGGGTAATTCGAAAGGAGCGCAGGCGCCGCGGCATCAGCGCCTTTCGTCAGGGTGGAGTGATTGAGATTCACATCCCAGCACGGATGAGCAGGCGGCAAGAGATCGAAATAATTCCAGAGATGATTGCCATGGTACTAAGGCGAGAGGCACGCGAGCGCAAAACCGACCTACAACTGATGCAGATCGGAGTGGAGCAACTTGCCACCTACCTACCGGAGTTTGATATTTATCCAGCAAGTATTAATTGGCGCAGTATGAATGAACGATGGGGCTCTTGCACCACAGTAGATCGCACAATTCGAATCTCTGATCGATTAATTGGTGCACCAAGTTATGTTTTAAATTACATAATTTTCCATGAGCTAATTCATTTGAAGGTCATCGCTCATGATCAGGAGTTCAACAACTATTTAAGTAGATTCACCGATAAAGATAAAGCGGAGGCATTTTTGGAAGGGTTTGAACTTGGCTGCCAAAGTGGTGCTCCTGCGCTACTGCCGGCGGCAAATAACTAG
- a CDS encoding DUF5679 domain-containing protein produces the protein MAEEYKGEAYCVKCKEKRSFEGHVKVSDSGRRMAQGICPVCGTKVNRILGKA, from the coding sequence ATGGCAGAAGAGTATAAAGGTGAGGCTTACTGCGTTAAGTGCAAAGAGAAGCGCTCCTTTGAAGGACATGTAAAGGTCTCTGATTCCGGTCGCCGTATGGCACAGGGAATCTGCCCAGTTTGTGGCACAAAGGTAAATCGTATTCTTGGTAAGGCTTAA
- a CDS encoding WhiB family transcriptional regulator has translation MTVLFSELLIPGWAQGPTAKIGLGDVTWAYEDVPVISYTDYATNSATNYSAEKNKPATGGYKRADNPFAPEIKQQVAVITLPCHGADPELFFSDSAPVIAQAKVLCAGCPVKAKCLAGAISRAEPCGVWGGELFDEGQIIQSKRTPGRPAKVAQAS, from the coding sequence ATGACCGTTCTCTTCAGCGAACTACTTATCCCCGGTTGGGCACAAGGCCCGACCGCCAAAATTGGATTAGGTGATGTCACCTGGGCTTATGAGGATGTCCCAGTTATCTCCTATACCGATTACGCCACAAACTCTGCAACCAATTACAGTGCAGAGAAGAACAAGCCGGCGACAGGTGGATATAAGCGCGCTGATAATCCTTTTGCCCCAGAGATCAAGCAGCAAGTAGCGGTGATTACCCTTCCCTGCCACGGCGCTGATCCAGAGCTCTTTTTCAGCGATAGCGCGCCGGTAATCGCCCAAGCAAAGGTGTTGTGCGCAGGTTGCCCCGTTAAAGCTAAGTGCTTAGCTGGGGCGATCTCAAGAGCTGAGCCATGTGGCGTATGGGGAGGTGAGTTATTTGATGAAGGTCAGATAATTCAAAGCAAGCGAACACCAGGCAGACCAGCAAAGGTGGCGCAGGCAAGTTAA
- a CDS encoding ATP-dependent helicase, translated as MAVDNSVILANLDPEQLAVVTAINGPICVIAGAGTGKTRVITHRIAYAINSGVTDPTKVLALTFTAKAAGEMRARLRGLGIANATARTFHSAALKQLLYFWPYAFGGQFPSLLTSKSGFISQAISRADVAIPASANALREISGEIEWAKVLEISPQDYHEQAVANERLVKLPNNKGENENLAMVAQVYEAYESLKKQERGLDFEDVLLLCVGMLEEDRGVRERVRDQYRYFTVDEYQDVSPLQQRLLNLWLGNRQELCVVGDAAQTIYSFAGATSNFLLNFKNRFPNAQVFRLSRGYRSTPEIINTANKILRQGNLVSDHGDELQSANEHGEKPAVNGFNSSGDEIAYVVAEVKKVIAAGADSSEIAILARTNAQLDQVKSALNNAQVLSQIRSGERFFDRVDVRDVMRLIRSASVLPSEDGDWYADLVAVLRPFGDADYVTAFLRLAKSIQENGGSNMRAFLREIEDRAEQNNPPTLPGVTLATLHAAKGLEWNQLFLIGVSDGVLPMGNDLNEERRLFYVGVTRAKQRIQITYAGKPSVFLEQFN; from the coding sequence ATGGCGGTAGATAATTCAGTAATCCTGGCTAATCTTGATCCCGAGCAATTAGCGGTAGTAACTGCAATTAATGGCCCTATTTGTGTAATTGCTGGAGCAGGCACGGGAAAAACTAGAGTTATCACCCACCGAATTGCATATGCAATTAACTCCGGTGTCACCGATCCCACCAAAGTTTTGGCACTTACCTTTACTGCCAAAGCTGCTGGTGAGATGCGTGCACGGCTGCGCGGATTAGGTATTGCAAATGCAACTGCTAGAACATTTCACTCGGCAGCACTTAAGCAACTTTTATATTTTTGGCCCTACGCCTTTGGCGGACAATTTCCGTCATTACTCACCTCAAAATCTGGCTTTATTAGCCAAGCAATCAGCAGAGCAGATGTGGCAATCCCGGCCTCTGCCAACGCACTTCGGGAGATATCAGGTGAGATTGAATGGGCAAAGGTGCTGGAGATTTCACCGCAGGATTATCACGAGCAGGCAGTTGCTAATGAGCGTTTAGTTAAATTGCCAAACAACAAAGGTGAAAATGAAAATTTAGCCATGGTTGCGCAGGTTTATGAAGCGTATGAATCATTAAAAAAGCAGGAGCGGGGATTAGATTTTGAAGATGTTCTACTCCTTTGTGTGGGCATGTTAGAGGAGGATCGTGGGGTAAGAGAGCGAGTGCGCGATCAGTATCGCTATTTCACCGTTGATGAGTACCAAGATGTTTCACCATTGCAACAAAGATTGCTCAATCTGTGGCTAGGGAATCGACAGGAGCTGTGCGTAGTGGGGGATGCAGCCCAGACTATTTACTCATTTGCAGGCGCCACTTCAAACTTCTTGCTGAACTTTAAAAACCGCTTTCCGAACGCCCAGGTTTTTAGATTATCGCGTGGCTATCGATCAACCCCAGAGATAATAAATACCGCAAATAAGATTTTACGACAAGGCAATTTAGTAAGTGATCATGGGGATGAGTTGCAATCTGCTAATGAACATGGTGAAAAGCCTGCAGTAAATGGCTTTAACTCCAGCGGAGATGAGATTGCATATGTGGTAGCTGAGGTGAAAAAAGTTATTGCAGCTGGAGCTGATTCATCTGAGATTGCGATACTGGCTAGAACTAACGCCCAACTTGATCAGGTTAAATCAGCACTGAATAATGCCCAGGTTTTGAGCCAGATCAGATCAGGTGAGCGATTTTTTGATCGGGTAGATGTTAGAGATGTGATGAGATTGATTAGGAGCGCTTCAGTACTTCCATCTGAGGATGGAGATTGGTACGCCGATCTAGTTGCTGTGCTTCGGCCATTTGGTGATGCGGATTATGTGACCGCTTTTTTGCGACTTGCTAAAAGTATTCAAGAAAATGGCGGTAGCAACATGCGCGCCTTCTTACGTGAGATTGAGGATCGGGCTGAACAAAATAATCCACCAACCCTGCCTGGGGTAACACTTGCCACTTTGCATGCAGCAAAAGGTTTGGAGTGGAATCAGCTATTTTTAATTGGGGTCTCAGATGGAGTGCTACCAATGGGTAATGATTTAAATGAGGAGCGCAGGCTATTTTATGTTGGGGTTACCCGGGCAAAGCAGCGGATTCAAATTACCTACGCTGGCAAACCCAGCGTATTTCTAGAGCAATTTAATTAA